TATTGTATTTTGAAGTTCTTTTAGTATATTTTAACCAGTTATTAGGAACGATTATGGCAACTCAAGAACGTGGACTTGGTCGAGGGTTAGATATCCTTTTTGGTAATACTTCACCTGAAGTTGAGCAAGATCATATAAAAAAGCATAGTAAAGATGGATTAGTGCTACCTTCAATTACAAAACTTCCTATAGCTATTTTGCGTCCTAGTTCAAGTCAACCTAGGAAAAGTTTTGATAAAAATGCCTTGGAAGAACTTGTATTATCAATCAAAAACCAAGGTGTTGTCCAACCTATTTTAGTAAGACCGTATAGAGAGCAATCATCTATTCGTTATGAAATTGTTGCAGGAGAAAGGCGTTGGCGTGCTGCCAAGTTAGCTGGGCTTGTTGATGTTCCTGTTTATATTAAGGAGCTTAATGATGAAGATGTATTAACTATAGCCTTAATTGAGAACCTTCAAAGAGAGGATCTTAACCCTATTGAAGAAGCATTGGCTATAGAGTCATTAAGAAAAAAATTATCTCTTAGTCAAGATGAGCTTGCACATAGGCTTGGGAGAAGCAGATCTGCTATTGCAAATACCTTAAGGTTACTTCATCTTACACCTGAAGTTCAAGAGGGACTTTGTAATCATACCATTTCTTCTGGGCATGCTAGAGCACTATTAGCATTATCTGATATGGAGTTACAGCAAGTGCTTTATAAAGCTATTTGTTGTAATCAACTATCTGTACGTGATGTTGAAACATCTGTCACATACTGGAAAAAAAATGGAGTACTGCCACCTTCTATCAGTGGTATCACAAAGGATACAGTAAAAGTTAAGCAAAAAGAAAGATCAGAACGTCTTAAAAATGTTGTTAATACGTTACGTTTTAACTTACATCCTAAAGTAACTATCTCAGGTTCAGAGTGTATGGGTAGAATTACAATCCCTTATGATTCACAAGAGCAGTTTACAACTATTCTTTTAAAGCTTGGAATAAATGCTTCTGATACAATTGACACATAATTACTAGTTAGATAGTTAGACATCAATTAATTTATAATCTTTTTATTTGTAACAAGACAACCAATGTTCTTTCTTGTTATAACTAATATTAACAAGCTGATAAAAGGTATAAAGTATGGTTGATAGCCATTCTGCAGTGATGGTCAAATCTGATTTTGTACGATTATTAAATGATAAGCCTGTTCTTGTCGTTGGTGATATAATGTTAGATAATTATCTTATTGGTGTTTCAGATCGTATTTCTCCTGAGGCACCTGTCCCTATTGTAAAAATAGAGAATGAAAAGCAATCTCTTGGGGGTGCAGGGAATGTAGCAAGGAGTATTGCTGCTCTGGGTGGAAAGGTAACGATTATTGGGGCTGTAGGACAAGACCAAAGTGGAGAAAAAATTCAAGATCTTTTAAGTACAAGGGGAATTTTATCTTCAATTATAACATTTGCAAATCGTCAAACAACAGTAAAAACACGTGTGATGGCTCACAGACAACAGATGATACGACTTGATCATGAGGAAAGTACATCATATAATTCTAAAGAATTAGCTATGGTATTAAGTAATTTTGAAAAATATGTATCTCAACATGAGATTATTATTTTATCAGATTACAATAAGGGTCTTGTATCAAAAGAGTTTATGCTTGGTTTTCAGGATATACTGTTAGCTAAGAATCCTAATGCAAAAGTATTAATAGATCCTAGACCATGTAACATAATGTATTATGCATTATGTAAAAATATATTTGCTCTTACACCTAATACAAAAGAAACTGGAGAATGTGCAGGTGGTATGGCTACTTCTAGTCAGCCAGAATTGTTAGCTGCAGGTCATACTATAATGAAACTTCTTTCTACAAAGCATTTGTTAACAACTCTTGGTGATAGTGGTATGGCATTGTTTCTTTCTCCTAAAAAGATATGGCATATTCCTACAGTAGGCCGTGATGTCTTTGATGTTACTGGTGCAGGAGATACAGTAATTGCTACATTTGGCCTTGCATTAAGTGCAGGACTTGATCCACTTATCTCTGCGATATTAGCTAACTATGCTGCTGGCGTTGTTGTTAGTCAAGTAGGAACTGCAACAGTATCTCCTGATGAGTTAGAAGAAGCTATTACATCTTTACCTCAACCAAAATTAGCTTTTTGGAATTAACTATTATTCATATACTGTTAGCAACTTTAGATTTTTTTGTATTTAGTATTAATTGATACATAACAAAAAATTCTTTTATTATACTATTAGAAACTAATTGTCCTAATGGTGTAAGTTTTAGATAATTACTATCTATTTTTATAAGTTGTTCTTTTTCTAATTTGAAAATTAGATTTTTATAGCTATCTATAAAGTTATTTTTTGCTATAGTATTATATTCATTAATATTAAGTCCTTTTGTTGTTCTTAGGCGTAACATAAAAAGTTCTAGTACTTGAGTTTTATTATCAATATATTCTTTGGGGGGTTCCTTTTTCTTTTCTACTAATAAACTCCAAAGAGAAAGGTCTGCTGGATTTGTCCAACGATAGTGGTTTAGTGTTGAAGTTGCAGATGGTCCAACACCAAGATAATCTTTCCCTTCCCAATATCCATTGTTATGTTTACATTGATAGCCAGGCTGAGCAAAGTTTGATATTTCATATTGTAGTAGTCCTTTTTCTTCTAAGTATGTTTTTGTTTGAAAAAACATTGTTATTTGTTCTTCTTCTGATGGGAGAGTAAGTTTTTTATTAACATATTGTTTATTAAAAATAGTCCCTGGTTCTAGAGTTAAATTATAGCTAGAAATATGATTTGGTTTAAGTTCAGCAACATATTTTATTGTGGTTAACCATTTTTGTACAGTTTGATTAGGTAGTCCCCATATGAGGTCAATATTAATATTTGTACATAATGCATCTCTAAGCATATTATATGATTGTATAGCATCAATTATATTATGTGTCCTTCCTAAATGATGAAGTTGTTTATTGTTAATAGCTTGAAAACCTAAAGAAACTCGATTAATTCCAGCCATTAAATATTCTTTAATTAAAGATAAAGTGGTTAGGGACTCAGGGTTAGCTTCAAGAGTGATTTCTATTTTTGATGTTAGTCTGTAGTATTGAGAGATATGTTCTAATATTTTGTAAATATATTGGGGTGAGAGTAGACTTGGTGTCCCTCCACCAAAAAAAATAGTCTCTATCGTTGGTTTTTGAAGTTTATTCCCCCAGTATGAAAGTTCATTTTTTAACGTAACAAAATATGTTTGAAGTTTTTGTTGCCCATCTATACTTGATGTGTCTAGAGGTTTAGAAAAAAATGAACAATAATAACAACGAGTTTTACAGAAAGGGATATGTATATAAAGCAGCATATAATTAATTAAAAGAATAAATTATAGGTATAAAGTGGATTAGTTAATTTTTATAAGATAAAAAAGTTATGAATTTTTAGTGATAAAAATCTTTACATTCAATAATATAAGTATTATTTATTATTAATGTATTATATTATATATTATCTTGTACTTTCCATATATCGTCAATAATAATTTATATTTTTTTGATAAATAGTTTTTTATTGTATTATATTCTATAAATAAAAAAAGAAATGTATTACATATACCTTAATATAGTTTTATCCCCTTCCCTTTAGGGGTATTTTTTTTTTTAGCCTTTATCGATTTTATATCGTTTATACTAGGCATCCTATGCAAGAAAAAAATGTATTTAATTGGCTACATAAAGACTTACTGGATATTGATCAGCTTTCTCAGACAGATATCTTTAATATATTAAATACAGCAAGTAGCTTAGATGAAACAAATAGTAGAGTAATAAAAAAATTACCAACATTGCGTGGTAAAAATATTATACTATTTTTTGCTGAGCCAAGTACCAGAACAAAAGTTTCTTTTGAAATCGCAGGGAAAAGACTCTCTGCAGATACTATAGGGGTTAATGCTTCTTCTTCAAGTATTCAAAAGGGTGAAAGTTTAAAAGATACAGCTTTAACCTTACAAGCAATGTCCCCAGATGTTATTGTATTGCGTCATTCAAGTAGTGGTGCTGCATTGTTTCTTGCAGATCTTTTAGAGTGTAGTGTAATAAATGCTGGGGATGGTTGGCATGCACATCCTACCCAAGCACTTCTTGATGTATTTTCACTATGGAAAGTTTGGGGAAATCATTTTCATGGTAAAGAAGTTCTTATAGTTGGAGATACAGCACATAGTAGAGTTTGTCGTTCAAACGTTACATTACTTAATTTAATGGGGGTAAAGGTTAGGCTATGTTCTCCTAGAACATTACTTCCCTCAGGAGTAGAACATTGGCCTGTAGAAATATATACAGATTTGCATCAAGCTATTTGTGGTGTAGATGCTGTAATATGTCTAAGAGTCCAATTAGAAAGACATAAAAAGAGTTTTTTCCCTAGCATAGAAGAGTATGCAAAACGTTTTTGTTTAACTCCAAAACACTTAATGTCTGCAAAAACTGAAGCAAAAGTGTTACATCCTGGTCCATTTTTACGAGGTGTTGATCTTGCATCTTCTCTTATTGAAACCCCTCAGTCATTAATTTTTGATCAGGTTTCTGCTGGTATTGCTATACGCATGGCTATATTATTTCTTTTTTTAACTTGTAATGACTTATAAAGAGTTAACTTATGTCCTCCTTGTTTCTATATAATGCTTATTATGATGGAAAGCTTGTATCATTAGAAGTTAGAGATGGAAAGATTATTACATTAAAGGAGGGAGAACAAAATAGTACTTCTAGTCCAATAGATTTACATCCTGTAGATGCAAAACAGAAACATCTTTTCCCTAGCTTTATTGATGTTCATACTCATCTTAGGGAGCCAGGGTATGAATGGAAAGAAACTATAGCTACAGGACTAGCTGCAGCTGCTCATGGTGGATTTGGAAGTGTATTATGTATGGCTAATACAAATCCTGTTAATGATTCAGCTACAGTAACATGTAAAATCCTTGAAAGTGGGAAATATGCATTTCCTAATGGACCTTATGTTTATCCTATAGGTGCTGCAACTATAGGGCTTAAAGGTGAACAGCTTTCTCCTATGCATGAATTAGCAGAAGCAGGTTGTATAGCTATTTCAAATGATGGTCTTCCTATAAAGAATACTGAGCTGTTTCGAAGGATATTAGAGTATGCTTCAGATTTAGGACTTATTGTGATTGATCATTGTGAGGATCCTTATTTAGCTTGTGATACACATATGAATGAAGGTTTCATTAGTGGTAAGCTCGGGCTAAGTGGACAGCCAGATATTGCTGAAACATTACAGGCTATTAGAAGTATTTTGTTAGCAGAATACCTCAATGTTCCTGTGCATATAGCACATGTTTCAGCAAAGCGGACTGTTGAAGCCATAAGTTGGGGGAAATCTCGAGGGGTTAAAGTTACAGCTGAAACATGTCCACATTATTTGTTATTAGATGAGAGGGCTGTAATAGGGTATAATACAAATGCTAAGGTCAATCCACCGCTGAGAACACAAGAAGATATTATGGCTTTGAGAGAGGCTATTAAAACTGGAATAATTGATATGTTAGCTACAGATCATGCTCCTCATGCTGCTTATGAAAAAGAAGTTCCTTTTGATAAAGCTCCAAATGGTTTTACAGGCTTTGATGTAGCTATCCCTGTTATGTACTCTCTTGTTAGAGAAGGCGTCCTTTCTGAGTCTGATTTGATAAGATTGTGGTCTAACAATCCTGCTGGTGTATTTAATCTACCTATAAATAACTTTAAGCCAGGAGATCCTGCTAACTTTTTTTTATTTGATCCAGAGTTAGAATGGACTGTTTCTAAAGAAAATCTTTATTCTAAAAGTTGGAATACACCATGGTTAGGTGAAACACTAAAGGGTAGAGTCGTTATGCATTGGATTAATGGGGTAAAAGTTGTTTAGTTAGAAAAAATTTTATAACTAATTAGTGATAGGTAGATATAGTCAATAATAGTTTTATTTATACATATAACTAATTAGAAGTGAATAAATCTATTGTTATTTTATTACTGAACAATTGTCTCCATGGGTAAATATTCTTCTATAGGGTTAATCAATATTCCTACGTTTTCGATGCTTGTTTGAACTATATCCCCATCACTAATAAGTAATGAACCTTTAGGTGTTCCTGTTAAGATAAGGTCTCCAGGGTTTAGTGTCATAATGTTGGAAAGAAAACTAATAAGTTCCAATGGTGGGAATATCATATCAGCAGTAGTGCTTACCTGCCCTAGTTCACTATTAATGCTATTTCTAATTTGAAGATTTTCTATATTGGGGACATCTGTTTCAATCCATGGCCCTACAGGGCAAAATGTATTATATGCTTTGGCATGACTTGTAGTATATTCTTGCTGTTGAATGTCTTTTGCTGTTATATCATTAGCACATGTATATCCAAAAATATAATTAGATGCTGCTTCAGGAGTAACTTTATAGCAAGTTTGTCCTATAACTATACAAAGTTCTGCCTCAGAAACAACGCGGCCTATATTTGTTGGTAACAAAATAGGTTGTCCATTACCAACAATACTACTAGGTGGCTTGAAAAAAAACGTAGGATTAGTTGGAATTGGTTGTTGTAGCTCTTGAGCTTTTTCATGATAATTAATATCAATACAAATAATTTTTGTGGGAGAAACAAGAGGTAACACTTTTATTTTTGATAGTGGAATTGGTTCATTAAGTCCAAGGGGACTATGTAAACATTGAATAGTATTTTCAGCGCCAAGAGCTGCATAGAATGAGAACTCATTATATTGAACACGGATAATTCGCATAAAACATCTCCTAGATTGGAGCAACAGCTCATATACTTACTTGTTGATATGTCAAATTATTTTTTTATAAGTGTGGTATAAAAACCTTTTTTGTCAACTCTAAGTATAGCGCTTGTTAGTAGGTTGAAGTAGTAATTATTTTTATTTTATAGCTTTTTTGATTGATTATCAGTCGTTATATTATAGTATAGTAATATTTTTATATTTACTTCTTATTAAAGAAAAATAACTATGTTGTTAATGATAATATCTGGGAAGTAAGTATTAAAAGTAACAATGAGGTTAGAATGTTACAGCGTAATTTTCATATAATTACATTTGGTTGTCAAATGAATACAAATGATTCTTTTTGGCTTAGTTGTAGTCTTCAGAAAAAAGGATTTCAAGAAGTTTCATTAGAGGATGCTTCTATTATAATTATTAATACATGCTCTGTTAGGGAAAAACCAGAACAAAAGGTCTATAGTATACTTGGTAAAATTCGACATGCCACAAAAAATAATCCTGACTCATTTGTAGTTATAGCAGGTTGTGTAGCCCAACAGTTGGGGGCAACATTTTTTGAAAAATTTCCACAAGTACGACTTGTTAGTGGGAGTGATGGCATTGCTATGGCTCCTGATGCTATTGAACGTCTTTATGCTGAGCCAGATCTAAAATTAAATCTTACAGATTTTTCAGAATACTATCCTGAAAGAGAATATGCATTTTCAAAGTTAACTCTTTCAAATAACAACACGCTAGCATTAATGGCTTATGTAAATATTATGCAAGGCTGTGATAATTATTGTACATATTGTATTGTACCCTATACTCGTGGCAAGCAAAAGTCACGTTCAGTACAAGCTATTGTAGAAGAATGTCAACAGTTAATTGATAGTGGTGTTAAAGAAATTGTGCTTCTTGGACAAAATGTAAATGCTTATGGACTTGATAAGGATAAGAATTCTCCTGCAAATGGAGTAAACTTTGCAATGCTAGTCCATACTATAGCAAGTTTACCTGGGCTTGAGAGATTACGTTTTTTTAGTGCTCATCCTAAAGAGTTTTCTTCTGAACTTATTGATCTTTTTGGAGAATTTTCAACTTTATGTCCAAGGTTACATCTCCCTTTGCAATCAGGTTCAGATAAAATACTTAGACGTATGGGACGAAAATATTCTATGGACGAATACATATCTATTATTACAAAGTTAAAAAAAGTACGTCCTGATATAGCGTTATCTACTGATTTTATTGTAGGTTTCCCCGGGGAGACAGAGGAAGATTTTTTACAAACATTACAGTCAATAAATACTATTAAATTTATGTCTAGTTTTTCTTTTTGTTATTCTGATAGACCTGGGACACGTTCTTCTACTTTTTCTAATAAAGTTGACCATGAGGTAAAAATTAAGCGACTAGAGCAACTTCAAGCAACCCAGCTAGAACATTCAACAAGTTGGCTAAAAAGTAGAGTAGGGGTAGAAACTACAGTACTTTTAGAAAAAGTTAGTCGTAAAAAAGCAGAGGATAATAATAGTTGG
The sequence above is drawn from the Lawsonia intracellularis PHE/MN1-00 genome and encodes:
- a CDS encoding ParB/RepB/Spo0J family partition protein, which encodes MATQERGLGRGLDILFGNTSPEVEQDHIKKHSKDGLVLPSITKLPIAILRPSSSQPRKSFDKNALEELVLSIKNQGVVQPILVRPYREQSSIRYEIVAGERRWRAAKLAGLVDVPVYIKELNDEDVLTIALIENLQREDLNPIEEALAIESLRKKLSLSQDELAHRLGRSRSAIANTLRLLHLTPEVQEGLCNHTISSGHARALLALSDMELQQVLYKAICCNQLSVRDVETSVTYWKKNGVLPPSISGITKDTVKVKQKERSERLKNVVNTLRFNLHPKVTISGSECMGRITIPYDSQEQFTTILLKLGINASDTIDT
- a CDS encoding bifunctional heptose 7-phosphate kinase/heptose 1-phosphate adenyltransferase yields the protein MVDSHSAVMVKSDFVRLLNDKPVLVVGDIMLDNYLIGVSDRISPEAPVPIVKIENEKQSLGGAGNVARSIAALGGKVTIIGAVGQDQSGEKIQDLLSTRGILSSIITFANRQTTVKTRVMAHRQQMIRLDHEESTSYNSKELAMVLSNFEKYVSQHEIIILSDYNKGLVSKEFMLGFQDILLAKNPNAKVLIDPRPCNIMYYALCKNIFALTPNTKETGECAGGMATSSQPELLAAGHTIMKLLSTKHLLTTLGDSGMALFLSPKKIWHIPTVGRDVFDVTGAGDTVIATFGLALSAGLDPLISAILANYAAGVVVSQVGTATVSPDELEEAITSLPQPKLAFWN
- the hemW gene encoding radical SAM family heme chaperone HemW; the protein is MLLYIHIPFCKTRCYYCSFFSKPLDTSSIDGQQKLQTYFVTLKNELSYWGNKLQKPTIETIFFGGGTPSLLSPQYIYKILEHISQYYRLTSKIEITLEANPESLTTLSLIKEYLMAGINRVSLGFQAINNKQLHHLGRTHNIIDAIQSYNMLRDALCTNINIDLIWGLPNQTVQKWLTTIKYVAELKPNHISSYNLTLEPGTIFNKQYVNKKLTLPSEEEQITMFFQTKTYLEEKGLLQYEISNFAQPGYQCKHNNGYWEGKDYLGVGPSATSTLNHYRWTNPADLSLWSLLVEKKKEPPKEYIDNKTQVLELFMLRLRTTKGLNINEYNTIAKNNFIDSYKNLIFKLEKEQLIKIDSNYLKLTPLGQLVSNSIIKEFFVMYQLILNTKKSKVANSI
- a CDS encoding aspartate carbamoyltransferase catalytic subunit; this encodes MQEKNVFNWLHKDLLDIDQLSQTDIFNILNTASSLDETNSRVIKKLPTLRGKNIILFFAEPSTRTKVSFEIAGKRLSADTIGVNASSSSIQKGESLKDTALTLQAMSPDVIVLRHSSSGAALFLADLLECSVINAGDGWHAHPTQALLDVFSLWKVWGNHFHGKEVLIVGDTAHSRVCRSNVTLLNLMGVKVRLCSPRTLLPSGVEHWPVEIYTDLHQAICGVDAVICLRVQLERHKKSFFPSIEEYAKRFCLTPKHLMSAKTEAKVLHPGPFLRGVDLASSLIETPQSLIFDQVSAGIAIRMAILFLFLTCNDL
- a CDS encoding dihydroorotase encodes the protein MSSLFLYNAYYDGKLVSLEVRDGKIITLKEGEQNSTSSPIDLHPVDAKQKHLFPSFIDVHTHLREPGYEWKETIATGLAAAAHGGFGSVLCMANTNPVNDSATVTCKILESGKYAFPNGPYVYPIGAATIGLKGEQLSPMHELAEAGCIAISNDGLPIKNTELFRRILEYASDLGLIVIDHCEDPYLACDTHMNEGFISGKLGLSGQPDIAETLQAIRSILLAEYLNVPVHIAHVSAKRTVEAISWGKSRGVKVTAETCPHYLLLDERAVIGYNTNAKVNPPLRTQEDIMALREAIKTGIIDMLATDHAPHAAYEKEVPFDKAPNGFTGFDVAIPVMYSLVREGVLSESDLIRLWSNNPAGVFNLPINNFKPGDPANFFLFDPELEWTVSKENLYSKSWNTPWLGETLKGRVVMHWINGVKVV
- a CDS encoding fumarylacetoacetate hydrolase family protein translates to MRIIRVQYNEFSFYAALGAENTIQCLHSPLGLNEPIPLSKIKVLPLVSPTKIICIDINYHEKAQELQQPIPTNPTFFFKPPSSIVGNGQPILLPTNIGRVVSEAELCIVIGQTCYKVTPEAASNYIFGYTCANDITAKDIQQQEYTTSHAKAYNTFCPVGPWIETDVPNIENLQIRNSINSELGQVSTTADMIFPPLELISFLSNIMTLNPGDLILTGTPKGSLLISDGDIVQTSIENVGILINPIEEYLPMETIVQ
- the miaB gene encoding tRNA (N6-isopentenyl adenosine(37)-C2)-methylthiotransferase MiaB encodes the protein MLQRNFHIITFGCQMNTNDSFWLSCSLQKKGFQEVSLEDASIIIINTCSVREKPEQKVYSILGKIRHATKNNPDSFVVIAGCVAQQLGATFFEKFPQVRLVSGSDGIAMAPDAIERLYAEPDLKLNLTDFSEYYPEREYAFSKLTLSNNNTLALMAYVNIMQGCDNYCTYCIVPYTRGKQKSRSVQAIVEECQQLIDSGVKEIVLLGQNVNAYGLDKDKNSPANGVNFAMLVHTIASLPGLERLRFFSAHPKEFSSELIDLFGEFSTLCPRLHLPLQSGSDKILRRMGRKYSMDEYISIITKLKKVRPDIALSTDFIVGFPGETEEDFLQTLQSINTIKFMSSFSFCYSDRPGTRSSTFSNKVDHEVKIKRLEQLQATQLEHSTSWLKSRVGVETTVLLEKVSRKKAEDNNSWQGRDPWGNVVNVILPQSTNISNTLLPVRIIASKKHSLVAEPLII